Sequence from the Microbacterium faecale genome:
CACGCTGTTGAGTTCTCAAAGATCAGACGCACCCAGCCCTCGACAACCAAGCCGAGCCCTCCGGGGCAACTTCTCAATCCTAACCACACCACAATCAACAGTCAAAACAACACGCCGAAGCAGTTGAAACCGTCTGTGTGCGGGAAGAATTACATCCAATCACACGAGCCTGAGCCCGACCTGAAGAGGATGTCTGTTGCTCGACCTGGGGCGGGGAGCCTCTCGACTCGACCTCACCGCTTGGCGGCAACAGATGTAAACATTACGCGGGTGTCCCCTGGGGCGCCAATCGGGGCTGCCGCCGGGCGTGTCTCGCGGGAATCAGCGGAGTACGGGCCGATACAGCCGGGCGTTCACGATGCCGGATCCGAGCACGACGGCGGCCGCGAGAGCCGGCAGCAGCAGGGCCGCCGGCGTGCCGAGCGTCTCCGCGATCTGTCCCGTGAGCGCGGATCCGAACGACTGACCCACGATGACGCCCGAGCCCAGCATCGTCATGACCGTCGTCGATCGCCCGACGGGGCTCGCCGCGGCGCCGAAGCTGTACTGCGTGACGATCGTCGGTCCGATCCCGATGCCGACGAGTCCGAGCGCGACCACCATGGTGACGATGCTGTCGGCCGTCGCGACGAGCGTGCTGCCCAGCAGCATCACGGCCGCGAACACGACCCAGCGCGCGCGTGGCGTGAACCGCGCCGGCAGAATCGACACGCCCAGCGCGAAGATCGCGGATCCGATGCCCATCACGCCGTACATGACGCCCGCGCTCTCGGCCGCACCCCGGTCCGCCATGAACGAGGTCAGCGAGGTGAGCGTGTTTCCAAAGAAGAGCCCGACGCCGAAGATCCCGATCACGATGACGAGCACGCGTGCGCGGAAGAGCTCGCGGATGGGTGACGCCAGCTGGCTGTCGTGCCCGGTGTTGCGTGCGCGACGGGCGGTCGGGTGCAGTGCGAACGCGACGACGAAGGCCATCGTGAGGACCGCGGCCCCGACGAGCGGCGCCCAGGGGGCCAGCCCGGCCGCGAGGATCCCCACGACGAACGGACCGAGGACGAAGACGGTCTCGTCGGCGGCGGATTCGTAGGCCATGGTCGATGACACGATCCGGGGCCGTCGCTCGGGTCGCGTGATCCGGTCGATCATCCCGACGAGGCGTGCTCGCGACATCGGTGCCACCTGGGGCGCGGTCGCGCCGACGGTGAAGGCCACGGCGTACATCGCGAGATCGGGAGCGTCGCTGTAGACGACCGCGGCGAACGCGACCATGAGCAGCGCGTTGGCGGTCGCCACGACGATCAGCACGGGCCGCTGGCCGAAACGATCCGCCGCGGCTCCGAGCAACGCACCGAAGCACGCGGTGCCGACGCCTACCGCCGCGGAACTCATCCCGGCAGCCGAGATGGATCCGCGCGCGGTCGCCACGATCGTCAGCACGCCGACGACCATCATCGCGAACGGCACGCGGGCGAAGAACGCGATCAGGAAGTAGCCGAGCCCGACGCTGCGGAGGAGCGAAGGCGGGCGGTCCGCGGGGGCGGATTCGAGGTCGATGTGGGACATTGACACCTCACGGTGAGCGGTGAGTGCCGCCGCTGTCCGCCGGAGATGCCGACGGCCGGTAGATGCACAGCCTGTGGTGGGCCCCGCCGCAGGGGAACCCGCGTCGAGGGTAGCGAACGCACCTGCACACTCCCGAAACGCTCCGCCCCGAACCTGACGCAAATGCACCGAAAACACCGGATTTCGAGCCATTTGTGTCATGTTCAGGGTGGGAACGAGAAAACCCCAGCAATGCTGGGGTTTTCGCTGGCGGAGACGGGGGGATTTGAACCCCCGGTCAGGTTTAACCCCGACCCTTCATTAGCAGTGAAGTCCGTTCGGCCGCTCCGGCACGTCTCCTCGCAGCCCGCGCGGGGTGCGTCGAATAATCCTAACGGGTCGCGACCCCGAGCACGAAACCGTGCGTGTCAGAACAGGCCGTCGGCCGGCGCGCAGTTTGCCGCGTCGTCGGCGTTGGAGCCGCGCAGGTAGTCGGGCAGCACGACCTGGTTGGGGTCGGGCGTGTCCGTCGGTTCCGGAGTGTCCGTCGGCGAGGGCGTCTCAGTCGCATCGGGATCGTCCTCGCCCAGATCGATCGGCTGGTTGTTCGCGAGCGCCTGGGCGATAAGGTCCCACGACTCCGGCACCGGTGCGAGCTTGTTGGGGTCCGGGGCGTAATCCACCGCCGGGAACTGAATGAACGCGTAGTCGTCGAGCGGGATTCCGCGCAGCGCACTCGCGATCGAGACCATCGCCATCGGGTCGGCGAGGCCCGTCGACACGGTCGTGTTCTCGGTCACCGCGTTCGCAAGCCGCAACAGCTTGCCCACGTCACCGAACGTCTCCTCGCTCACGAGCTTGCGCACGAGGGCCCCCATGTACAGCTGCTGGTTGCCGATGCGGTCGAGGTCGGATCCGGTCTGCAGGGTCTTGCGCGTGCGGAGGAACTGCAGCGCGTCCATTCCGACGAGCGTGTGCTCGCCGACCGAGAGCTCGAAGTTCGTCTCGCGGTCGAACGGGATCTCCTGTTCGAGGCAGACCGTGACGCCGCCAATGGCGTTAGTCACCTCGATCACGCCGCCCCAGGTCATGAGGGCAGCGTGATGGATCTCGAGGCCCGTCAGCTC
This genomic interval carries:
- a CDS encoding MFS transporter, encoding MSHIDLESAPADRPPSLLRSVGLGYFLIAFFARVPFAMMVVGVLTIVATARGSISAAGMSSAAVGVGTACFGALLGAAADRFGQRPVLIVVATANALLMVAFAAVVYSDAPDLAMYAVAFTVGATAPQVAPMSRARLVGMIDRITRPERRPRIVSSTMAYESAADETVFVLGPFVVGILAAGLAPWAPLVGAAVLTMAFVVAFALHPTARRARNTGHDSQLASPIRELFRARVLVIVIGIFGVGLFFGNTLTSLTSFMADRGAAESAGVMYGVMGIGSAIFALGVSILPARFTPRARWVVFAAVMLLGSTLVATADSIVTMVVALGLVGIGIGPTIVTQYSFGAAASPVGRSTTVMTMLGSGVIVGQSFGSALTGQIAETLGTPAALLLPALAAAVVLGSGIVNARLYRPVLR
- a CDS encoding LCP family protein is translated as MSSSSRGRLPGPIARHTKLRSPSFVRRILAGIAFALSAVLVATVGVAAYAYNDYFGALRDNAVTIGDQGTEPPDVDVLPDEEVNILIAGVDKCEVDWVEQFGDRCSMEQALAQEDTFSNQLNDVNMVVHVSPEPRRVTVVSIPRDLMTSRPECTDIDGNPTSGATVAAFNESYGTGGLDCVARTAEELTGLEIHHAALMTWGGVIEVTNAIGGVTVCLEQEIPFDRETNFELSVGEHTLVGMDALQFLRTRKTLQTGSDLDRIGNQQLYMGALVRKLVSEETFGDVGKLLRLANAVTENTTVSTGLADPMAMVSIASALRGIPLDDYAFIQFPAVDYAPDPNKLAPVPESWDLIAQALANNQPIDLGEDDPDATETPSPTDTPEPTDTPDPNQVVLPDYLRGSNADDAANCAPADGLF